CGTCAAACTAGGTAATTCTACACCATAATCCAACATCAATGAATGGTCCGGACTAACTTGGGAACTTACATCAAATCTGTGCAAATCAGTGGCTGCTCCAGGACACCATCCTGCCCTGTCAAAAATCCAGGTACCTCCTTGAGGATATATCGGGTTCCATGCGCATTCTTTCCAAACATCAAATTGGTATTTTCTATTTCCTGAGGCTGTGATGAAATGTTTTTTGGGTGTAAATTCTCCATTTTGTTCGTGACCTGTTACAGACAATCGGACTTCATGATAACGGGCAGCAGGACTAAGTTTTAATTCTCTTGGTTCGAATTTAGTGTTGTTGGTGATTTCATTGAAATAACCTCGATCAAATGGCCAAATATTGGATATGTTGAGGACTTTTCTTTCGGGTACTCCTTTAATAAAAGCAAATTTGATGTTAAGCTCTTCCTGCCATGCTCCAAATTCAACACTCAATAATTTCTTTCCTTTCAAAATGGGCGTAAAATCGGTGACGTCGAATACAAAGGTCTTACCATCTTTGCCAAGATCCAAACCATTGCCATAAGGAGTGACCAATGATAGTAATTCATATTTGGCCGGTGATTTTCTAAAATATTTTAGAGGTTTGACGGATAGTGATCCATCGGGTGTAATATAGATGAAATCAGGAATTTCTCCAGCTTCATTGTACACGGCTTCATCACCAGACCGGAACAACCAGAAAGTAGAATCCAAGATCAGATCGTTGTTTTCTACCCTGTATTGCTTCACCCTCGATGGCCCTTTATAAATGGAATCCAACAATGGGACATCTTCCACATTAAAACCGGTGTAATTGGCAATGATGAAGGCTACAGAAGGTCGGTAATCTGAAGGAATAAATTCCGTCAATAGCTTGTCCGCTCTTTCGCTGTGTCGCGGAAGGGGGTAATTCAATTGAGCATTTTGTTGCATGGGTGCTAGGTCATTTAGTAAAACACCATTGGATTCTTGCATATCGAAATAAAAAAGCAAATGTTCAAATTGCGGATGGGATGGATTAATCTTTTGGTGCATCCAATTCTGAATATCCAGACTGTCCAGTTCTTTTTTCCAGATTGTCAAATTCCGCATCCTTCCATAGTACACTCCGTCATAACCCAATGCTTCACCAATTCTCAAATTTTGCAATTGTATTTTTTTCGTTTTTCCCGTGCCCGACATCCATAGTCTTCCGTTTTTATAAATGCGCATATTTCCTGTCGCACTATTTTTTGTAAAGGACCAGTGATTCCAACTTGCTTCATACTCATTCAATGCGGCTGCTTTCTCAATCCGGTCATATGAACCAGCTACAAATCCACAATCAAAATATATGGATCCGTTGCTCCAGGGAAGGTGAATGTTGAGTGCACGTTGACCATTTGAATCAAATGCTTCTAATACCGAACCATTGCTTGGTTGAAGATGGGCTGTACCATAAGCCCAGAAAGAAATGCTCAACTCTTCACTTAAATGACTCAATTTCCCATGGTTTATTTCTGCACCAACACCATCCCAAACGATGCTTCTCTGCTCTGAACGGGTAGAGATGGATTGTACATTATTCTGAAGTTTTTGCCAGCCAAACACTGGTTCTGCCGCTTTGTTGTTTTTGGAAAAGGAAACATCCATTAACAGGGCGCTGCTGCCATTCCAGTTAAAAGTGCGGTAGAAATGAAGAATTTTGGATTCAGCTTTGCTGAAATCAGAATCTAAGAAATATACTTCAGTAAAGCCTTCGGTATGAGGTGCAAGAAAATTTATCGCGGCTTGATTGACTGCCTTCATCCGTATTCGGAAATTCTGCAACTGCGCACCTCCTTCAATGACGGGCCACTCGATGGCTGAAATATTTCCAGCCCTCAAACCCGCTGCGAGCAGTTCTGTCGAGCTGAAAAGGAATTGCCCTCTGAATACGCCTTCTGCTGCATCAAAACTAAATTGACCATCCGCATTGCCAATTTTAGCCCTGGCCTGTTGATTCATTTGGGTGAACTGGACCCTCTTCTGCAGGGCCTGATAATACGTAAATGTCTGTTGAAACTGATATTCAAACGTATGATCGTTGAATCCACTTATATCATAGTTGTTTTGAATGGCCTGAGTACTATCAAGTCGCTGGCTATCTGTGACAAATGTATTGCAACTGTAATCCCATTCATAACAACCCACATTCCCATTGCCCACCGCAGCATTGTGACATCGCATGTTGTAATACATTAAAATCTTCCGAAAATCTTGATTCGGATCATCAGGGAATTGCCACACTCCCTGCCTACCGGCACTATCCCAAGTGAGGGTTTGAACCCATATTGTATCCTGCCCTAAGACTTCCTGGTTACAAAGTGAAAAAGCCATTAAAACCACTAGAGACGCCAATAACTTCATATATCAAATTTAGACTGCGAATATAGAAGGATTTTGGCAGATTCGATTGACATCATTCGTAATCTTGTTTGGAGAATAATTTTAGGCTGGGGCATTTAAAATTTTACAACAAAGCATCACCAATGGACGTTTATCTTAACAAATTGACTAGAATGAAATTAGGAATTTTGTGTTTTATTTTTTTGGTGTAACCAATTGCTCTTTAATTCCAATCCATGATCAGTGCAAAGAAAAATTAAATCCGGATTGCTACTGTACCAAAGAATACAATCCTGTCTGTGGATGCAACGGTAAAACCTATGGAAATGCCTGTACCGCTGAGTGTTCTGGGATAACGATGTATCAACCCGGTGCTTGCAAGAAATAAAGAGCGAAATTGTTTATCCACCATGAACCCTCTTATTCCCCTCATTCAAAAAGAATTTCATTGTCGTGTAATCCTGGAGAGCAGATCCAGAATATTTCTCTGTTTGAATCAAGTAAAGATCGGGCAGCTAAACTGGCGTCCCAATGATCAATCCAATTCTATTCAAAATCTAATCCTGCATTTGTGTGGAAATATGAATCAATACATCTATTCAAGCCTTGGAGATCATCCGGATGAAAGAAGACGCGATGATGAATTTGTCAATCAGTTGCATTTGTCTCATCTGGATTTGCAAGAATTGCTGACAAAAACCACAGAAAATGCCTGGGATATTGTACAAAAGGTAGATGAAAAAAAGCTATTGAATATGTACCGCGTTCAGTGTTTTGAATTAAGTGGATTTGAAATCATCAGCCATGTCATCGAGCACTTTAGTTATCACACGGGTCAGATTGCATTATTGACCAAAATATTGACAAACCGCGATCTTGGATTTTACAAGGGATTAAAACTAAACTGATCAGATGCCAAAGGAATTTTTATTTTTTTTTATTTTGTTACATAGTATGGTAGTTTCAAACGCGCAAAAAGATACTTTAATTTATATAGGAGATCCCATGTGTTCCTGGTGTTATGGATTTGGACCTGAATTGGAAAAACTGATAAAGTCAAATGCCACATTGAGTTTGAAAATTATCACCGGCGGGTTGAGACCAGACGGAAATGAAAATTTTATCCAGCTGAGGGATTTTCTCCGATCTCATTGGGAAGAAATCCATGTCAGAACGGGCCTTCCATTTAAATATGATATTTTAAATAACCAGAATTTATACTACAACACGGAGCCAGCTTGCAGAGCCATTGTAAGCATTAGGAAATTGAAACCATCGATCGAGTTGGATTACTTTAGAGCTCTCCAAAATACATTTTACGCAAAAAATCAAAATCCTGTTTCATTGGAAACATTCAGTAATTTAGCTACAAATTTTGGGATTGATGGCGAGCTTTTTAAAAAGACATTTAATTCATCGGAGACCATCCACCTGACCAGACAGGATTTCGCCATGGCTCAGCAATTGGGAGTCCGTGGATTTCCAGCTTTATTGTTTAAAAATGCCAAAGGTAAAGTCCGCACTCTTTCAAATGGATATTCCACATTTTCCGATATGCAAGCCAATTTGAAGATGCTTTTAAATTCAAATTAAATTTTATATTACACCTAATGTTGATCTCTATATTTAAAATAAGTTTTTTCTGTTGTGTTTGTTTAGTTGTGGTATCGTCTTGTTCGTTATCAAAACCCAGGACGGCATTCGATTTGAAACTTACAGGACAAGCGCCGCGTTATTCGGATTCTTACTATTGGGCCGCATTACCGGCAAAAAATGATCCGTCTGATTTGATTCCAAAGGGTTTGAAGACCATGAATCTTCAGGAGGTGGATGTTTTTTTTATACATCCTACTTCCTATATTCGCAAGAAACACGGCAAAACATGGAACGCGGATCTTCTGAACAATCATATTAATGAAATAACAGACAATGGTGCCATAAAATACCAGGCAAGTATATTCAACGAACAAGCTAGGGTGTATGCCCCAAGATACCGGCAAATGGTGTATTCAGGTTTTTCCACAAAGGACCAAGATTCTAAACAAAAAGCCCTTGATCTGGCGTACGAAGATATTTACAATGCATTTCTTTACTTCTATGACAACTTCAACCAGAATAGACCGATTGCCATTGTTGGACATTCACAAGGAGCCTATCTGGCCCTACGATTACTCAAGGAAGTATTTGACAATGAACCCATGAAAAATAGACTTGTCATAGCCTATATTCCAGGTTTTCCCATACCTGTCAACAGCTTTAAATTTCTCAAACCTTGCCAGTTTGCTGAGGAAACTTCTTGTGTCTGTAGTTGGAGATCTTTTAAAAAAGGATTTGATCCGGATTGGCTTCTAAAAGAAGAACCCGCCATCGTGACCAATCCCTTAATCTGGACCACAGAACCGATTGATGTGCCCTCAAGCGAAAATCTGGGTTGGTTGCTAAAAATGGAGGATGGTATTTACAAAAACGGCCCGGGTGCACGAGTTTATAAAAGTATTTTGTGGGTAGATAAACCGAAATTCAAAGGCAGTTTCTTGCTAAGAACAAAAAACTACCACCGAGGGGATTTCAACCTGTTTTATATGAATATACGGCATAACTTTAAGACAAGGGTTGGCGCATATTGGAAGGGTTAGTCATTGGCGATTGTTTAAACCATACTGTGAATGAAAAAAATATTGGTCACCGGCGGTGCTGGATATATAGGAAGTCACACCATCGTCGATTTAATTCAAAACAACTACCAGGTAATTTCTGTAGACTCCTACCTGAATAGTTCTGAGGATGTTTTTGAAGGAATTGCTAAAATAACGGGTGTTAGTGTAAAAAACATTCCAATTGATCTGGCCGCAACAGAATCTTTAAATTTTTTAAAGGAGCAGGTGGGTAAAGTGGATGGAGTCATTCATTTTGCCGCGTTAAAATCCGTTGAAGAGTCCGTTCTAAAACCACTTAGCTATTATCAAAACAATCTGGGTAGTCTCTTGCATATATTGAAATACATTGAAGAAATGGCCATTCCTCATTTTATTTTTTCTTCCTCATGTACTGTTTATGGTGAGGCAACCGAATTGCCGGTCACAGAAGATACGGTTTTTTCTCCTGCAACTTCACCGTATGGTCGCACAAAGCAAATAAGCGAATACATGATACAGGATTTTTACCAAAATTCCAATTGGGATTTAAAGGCAATTTCATTGCGGTATTTTAATCCGGCGGGTGCACATCCTTCTCAT
This window of the Saprospiraceae bacterium genome carries:
- a CDS encoding T9SS type A sorting domain-containing protein; the encoded protein is MKLLASLVVLMAFSLCNQEVLGQDTIWVQTLTWDSAGRQGVWQFPDDPNQDFRKILMYYNMRCHNAAVGNGNVGCYEWDYSCNTFVTDSQRLDSTQAIQNNYDISGFNDHTFEYQFQQTFTYYQALQKRVQFTQMNQQARAKIGNADGQFSFDAAEGVFRGQFLFSSTELLAAGLRAGNISAIEWPVIEGGAQLQNFRIRMKAVNQAAINFLAPHTEGFTEVYFLDSDFSKAESKILHFYRTFNWNGSSALLMDVSFSKNNKAAEPVFGWQKLQNNVQSISTRSEQRSIVWDGVGAEINHGKLSHLSEELSISFWAYGTAHLQPSNGSVLEAFDSNGQRALNIHLPWSNGSIYFDCGFVAGSYDRIEKAAALNEYEASWNHWSFTKNSATGNMRIYKNGRLWMSGTGKTKKIQLQNLRIGEALGYDGVYYGRMRNLTIWKKELDSLDIQNWMHQKINPSHPQFEHLLFYFDMQESNGVLLNDLAPMQQNAQLNYPLPRHSERADKLLTEFIPSDYRPSVAFIIANYTGFNVEDVPLLDSIYKGPSRVKQYRVENNDLILDSTFWLFRSGDEAVYNEAGEIPDFIYITPDGSLSVKPLKYFRKSPAKYELLSLVTPYGNGLDLGKDGKTFVFDVTDFTPILKGKKLLSVEFGAWQEELNIKFAFIKGVPERKVLNISNIWPFDRGYFNEITNNTKFEPRELKLSPAARYHEVRLSVTGHEQNGEFTPKKHFITASGNRKYQFDVWKECAWNPIYPQGGTWIFDRAGWCPGAATDLHRFDVSSQVSPDHSLMLDYGVELPSLTQANYLVSSQIVSYGNYSFSNDVAIEEILRPSSGRVEYERLNPSCSEPILLIRNSGSEILKSCLISYGKKGEAIYQYHWNGSLNPSDTALISLPIPVDGYLGNEAVGEFEVVVSMPNNKTDEHPDNNRLISKYQLVDKYGSNLHFEFKTNTVGTDNSYRIINSAGNTVVERNGLTANTTYRDELNLPHGCYTLQVNDRSHDGLYFWFYSNLGSGFARFSRKVNTAYAPLKTFNPDFGAGFQYDFKVESEVSTKEEWAPRLVSIYPNPASDQVEITVIGSGEGSIRIELLETNGKVIKSNTFEDRDEGKSIQMGVSQLTKGLYYLRIYQNGSFVVRKLVVE
- a CDS encoding kazal domain protein, which translates into the protein MRNFVFYFFGVTNCSLIPIHDQCKEKLNPDCYCTKEYNPVCGCNGKTYGNACTAECSGITMYQPGACKK
- a CDS encoding DUF1572 family protein → MNPLIPLIQKEFHCRVILESRSRIFLCLNQVKIGQLNWRPNDQSNSIQNLILHLCGNMNQYIYSSLGDHPDERRRDDEFVNQLHLSHLDLQELLTKTTENAWDIVQKVDEKKLLNMYRVQCFELSGFEIISHVIEHFSYHTGQIALLTKILTNRDLGFYKGLKLN
- a CDS encoding DsbA family protein; the encoded protein is MPKEFLFFFILLHSMVVSNAQKDTLIYIGDPMCSWCYGFGPELEKLIKSNATLSLKIITGGLRPDGNENFIQLRDFLRSHWEEIHVRTGLPFKYDILNNQNLYYNTEPACRAIVSIRKLKPSIELDYFRALQNTFYAKNQNPVSLETFSNLATNFGIDGELFKKTFNSSETIHLTRQDFAMAQQLGVRGFPALLFKNAKGKVRTLSNGYSTFSDMQANLKMLLNSN
- a CDS encoding DUF3089 domain-containing protein, which produces MKLTGQAPRYSDSYYWAALPAKNDPSDLIPKGLKTMNLQEVDVFFIHPTSYIRKKHGKTWNADLLNNHINEITDNGAIKYQASIFNEQARVYAPRYRQMVYSGFSTKDQDSKQKALDLAYEDIYNAFLYFYDNFNQNRPIAIVGHSQGAYLALRLLKEVFDNEPMKNRLVIAYIPGFPIPVNSFKFLKPCQFAEETSCVCSWRSFKKGFDPDWLLKEEPAIVTNPLIWTTEPIDVPSSENLGWLLKMEDGIYKNGPGARVYKSILWVDKPKFKGSFLLRTKNYHRGDFNLFYMNIRHNFKTRVGAYWKG
- the galE gene encoding UDP-glucose 4-epimerase GalE yields the protein MKKILVTGGAGYIGSHTIVDLIQNNYQVISVDSYLNSSEDVFEGIAKITGVSVKNIPIDLAATESLNFLKEQVGKVDGVIHFAALKSVEESVLKPLSYYQNNLGSLLHILKYIEEMAIPHFIFSSSCTVYGEATELPVTEDTVFSPATSPYGRTKQISEYMIQDFYQNSNWDLKAISLRYFNPAGAHPSHLIGESPANPAQNLVPVITETAIGKRKSMTVYGTDYPTRDGSCIRDYVHVSDLARAHTLALHKLESTKNTRPVDFFNLGMGQGVTVLEAIQAFEKVNKLKLNYILGPRRLGDLPAVYADNSKAIALLGWKPIYNIEHIMKDAWEWEKLSTK